The genomic DNA ACCGGCGACTACATCGTCGTCATCAACGCCGAGCAAATCCGTGTAACTGGCGCCAAGTCTTCCGACAAGATGTACTACTCCCACTCCGGCTTCCCGGGCGGTATCAAGGAAATCAACTTCGAGAAGTTGATCGCCAAGGCCCCTGAGCGTGTTATCGAAACCGCGGTCAAAGGCATGCTGCCGAAGAACCCGCTGGGTCGCGACATGTACCGTAAGCTGAAAGTGTACGCGGGTGCTGCTCACCCACACACTGCTCAGCAGCCTCAAGAACTGAAGATCTAACGGGATAGTTCATTATGTCGGCGACTCAAAATTACGGCACTGGCCGTCGCAAGACCGCAACCGCTCGCGTTTTCCTGCGTCCGGGTACTGGTAACATTTCCATCAACAACCGTCCTCTGGACACCTTCTTCGGCCGCGAAACCGCTCGTATGGTTGTTCGCCAGCCGCTGGAGCTGACCGAGAGCACTGAGAAGTTCGACATCTACGTCACCGTTGCCGGTGGTGGTGTCAGCGGTCAAGCCGGTGCGATCCGTCACGGTATCACCCGCGCTCTGATGGAATACGACGAAACCCTGCGTGGCGCTCTGCGTCGTGCTGGCTACGTCACCCGCGACGCTCGTGAAGTCGAGCGTAAGAAAGTGGGTCTGCGTAAAGCGCGTAAGCGTCCTCAGTACTCCAAGCGTTAATACCGCTTCGGCAGTCGAAAAAAGCCCGGTTCCTTGGAACCGGGCTTTTTTTATGTCTTGAACTAACCTGTCAGCATGTCCGTGGTGTCCTGCCGCATAGACGCAGATCAAGCAAAGCGAGGGTTATAGCCCATACCCGGGTTAATCACCTTGTCACTGTGTGGATTTGTTTCTTACCATGGCGGCCAAATTTGGGTGCCACAGACATTACCTAAGTACAGGCCTGATCCAACAGGCCAAGCAAGCTGATGGGAGAGGACTGAATGAGCAATGACGGCGTCAACGCAGGCCGGCGCCGCTTCCTCGTAGCCGCGACATCCGTGGTCGGGGCAGCGGGGGCAGTGGGGGCTGCGGTACCGTTCGTAGGGTCATGGTTTCCCAGTGCCAAGGCGAAGGCGGCCGGGGCACCGGTGAAGGTCAACATCGCCAAGGTTGAGCCTGGGCAGCAGATGGTTGCGGAGTGGCGTGGTCAACCAGTGTTCATCGTGC from Pseudomonas putida includes the following:
- the rplM gene encoding 50S ribosomal protein L13 codes for the protein MKTFTAKPETVKREWFVVDAAGQTLGRLATEIASRLRGKHKPEYTPHVDTGDYIVVINAEQIRVTGAKSSDKMYYSHSGFPGGIKEINFEKLIAKAPERVIETAVKGMLPKNPLGRDMYRKLKVYAGAAHPHTAQQPQELKI
- the rpsI gene encoding 30S ribosomal protein S9, which gives rise to MSATQNYGTGRRKTATARVFLRPGTGNISINNRPLDTFFGRETARMVVRQPLELTESTEKFDIYVTVAGGGVSGQAGAIRHGITRALMEYDETLRGALRRAGYVTRDAREVERKKVGLRKARKRPQYSKR